A genomic stretch from Coleofasciculus sp. FACHB-1120 includes:
- a CDS encoding TIGR02587 family membrane protein, with translation MKIKRARKHNPEKIWSKEWDDLLRGAAGGFLFGIPLLYTMEVWWIGSFTEPPVILAAIAATFVVVFLLNRTEGFRKYKGIRPGEAVMDTLEAMAIGIVCATCLLILLREITLDTSLGEALGKVIFESMPFSLGVALARSFLSGDRYQSPNSDENSPQPDKTRLNGTLADIGGTLIGATIIAFNIAPTDEVPMLVAASSPPWLIAIIVASLLISYGIVFQAGFTNQQQRIQQQGIFQRPLSETVCSYLVSLLAATFMLWFFHQLSFDDPWQMWLSYTLILGLPATVGGAAGRLLA, from the coding sequence ATGAAGATTAAACGCGCTCGAAAACATAACCCCGAAAAAATTTGGTCGAAAGAGTGGGATGACCTACTTCGGGGTGCCGCCGGTGGGTTTTTATTTGGAATTCCGCTACTGTACACGATGGAAGTCTGGTGGATTGGGTCGTTCACGGAACCGCCGGTGATACTAGCTGCGATCGCTGCCACGTTTGTTGTTGTTTTTTTGCTCAATCGCACGGAAGGCTTTCGCAAATATAAGGGCATTCGACCGGGTGAAGCCGTAATGGATACCCTTGAAGCGATGGCTATCGGCATCGTCTGCGCGACTTGTCTCCTAATTTTATTGCGCGAAATCACCTTAGATACATCTTTGGGTGAAGCGTTAGGAAAAGTAATCTTCGAGAGTATGCCGTTTTCTTTGGGGGTGGCGCTAGCACGTTCTTTTTTAAGTGGCGATCGCTATCAATCTCCCAACAGCGATGAAAATTCTCCACAACCAGACAAAACCCGTCTCAATGGAACCTTGGCAGATATTGGGGGTACTTTGATTGGTGCAACGATTATCGCCTTTAACATCGCACCGACTGACGAAGTCCCCATGCTAGTTGCTGCTTCTTCCCCCCCGTGGCTGATTGCGATTATTGTCGCCTCACTGTTAATTTCCTACGGGATTGTCTTTCAGGCTGGCTTTACTAATCAACAACAACGGATACAACAGCAAGGGATTTTCCAGCGTCCCTTAAGCGAAACCGTTTGCTCCTATTTAGTGTCGCTTTTAGCAGCCACATTTATGTTGTGGTTTTTCCATCAGCTGAGCTTTGACGATCCGTGGCAAATGTGGTTGAGCTATACATTGATACTAGGACTCCCAGCCACTGTCGGTGGCGCAGCAGGAAGGTTGCTAGCATGA
- a CDS encoding chloride channel protein, whose protein sequence is MSSPDQTTASNEHNVYADTLPNDSNSADELTYQQIILCSAVIGIAGGLVATVYYYLLEGSLHFVWHTLPDVLNPYFPSGFPSWNYVWIATTIGGFFVGLTLHFMGLPGEVSLVVDKVHDPGRISLRQTPAMIVASLFSITAGGSAGPEAPLVQINGSFGGWLGQKLNLSLTTTRVLTFCGMSAALGAFFGAPLGGALFALEIPHRRGLEYYEALIPAVLSAILSFFVFRFNTGLTIGGMYHFVTPPKLSLMNLGQGALLGALGALIAIIFIVLFRSIGYLTQYIEHHTIALATLGGFAIGLIALVFPQTLFFGEKEIHTIVETGSTFGVTMLLAIAFAKMLAVSFTLHSGFRGGFIFPLFYIGAAVGLAISLAFPQIHPTIGMICMMAAVNVAVTKTPISSTVILSVLSDTAMVPVLVIASFVSFLLTTQVSLIQTQRSRTPTGLQNTSPMPLYAAASDFPQTSP, encoded by the coding sequence ATGTCGTCTCCCGACCAAACAACCGCCAGCAACGAGCATAACGTATATGCTGATACATTACCAAACGATTCCAACAGTGCAGACGAACTGACCTATCAGCAAATTATTCTCTGTTCAGCAGTCATTGGAATTGCTGGAGGATTAGTTGCAACGGTTTATTATTATCTGCTGGAAGGAAGCCTGCATTTTGTTTGGCACACGCTTCCTGATGTTTTGAATCCTTACTTTCCCAGCGGATTTCCCTCCTGGAATTATGTGTGGATCGCTACCACAATTGGGGGATTTTTTGTTGGTCTCACACTGCACTTCATGGGTCTTCCCGGTGAAGTTTCTCTAGTTGTTGATAAGGTACACGATCCAGGGCGAATTTCTCTACGCCAAACTCCGGCAATGATTGTCGCCTCCCTATTCTCGATTACAGCCGGTGGCAGTGCTGGACCTGAAGCCCCGCTGGTACAAATTAATGGCAGTTTTGGCGGCTGGCTGGGTCAAAAGCTCAATCTGAGCCTGACGACAACCCGCGTGCTGACTTTCTGCGGCATGAGTGCGGCACTGGGTGCCTTCTTTGGTGCGCCTCTGGGTGGCGCACTCTTCGCTCTAGAAATTCCCCATCGTCGGGGATTGGAATACTACGAAGCGCTCATTCCTGCGGTGCTTTCGGCAATCTTAAGCTTTTTTGTGTTTCGATTTAACACGGGGTTGACGATTGGGGGGATGTATCACTTTGTCACACCTCCTAAGCTTTCCTTGATGAATTTGGGTCAAGGCGCACTGCTGGGGGCGCTAGGGGCGCTGATTGCGATAATCTTTATCGTTCTGTTCCGGAGTATTGGGTACTTGACTCAATACATCGAACACCACACGATTGCGCTGGCTACTTTGGGAGGGTTCGCGATTGGGTTGATTGCTTTAGTGTTTCCTCAAACCCTATTTTTTGGCGAAAAGGAAATTCATACGATTGTCGAAACAGGTTCGACGTTTGGGGTGACAATGTTGCTAGCGATCGCGTTCGCGAAGATGCTAGCAGTTAGTTTCACTCTCCACTCCGGTTTCCGGGGAGGCTTCATCTTTCCGCTGTTTTACATTGGTGCAGCAGTTGGCTTGGCGATTTCTCTGGCTTTTCCACAAATCCACCCGACAATCGGTATGATTTGCATGATGGCGGCAGTCAACGTGGCGGTGACAAAAACACCGATTAGTTCCACTGTAATTCTCAGCGTGCTTTCAGACACGGCGATGGTGCCGGTTCTGGTGATTGCCAGTTTTGTCAGTTTCCTGTTGACCACCCAAGTCTCGTTGATTCAAACACAGCGATCGCGCACACCGACCGGGTTGCAAAACACCAGCCCGATGCCTCTATATGCTGCTGCTAGTGACTTTCCACAGACCAGTCCTTAA
- a CDS encoding NarK family nitrate/nitrite MFS transporter, whose amino-acid sequence MSGLWSFSGRYRILHLTWFAFFLTFVVWFNFAPFATAVKADLGLNEAQLRTLAICNVALTVPARIIVGMILDRFGPRITYSCLLIYAAIPCLLFAFAQNFSQLVLSRLALSIVGCGFVIGIRMVAEWFPPKEIGLAEGIYGGWGNFGSAGAAFTLPTIATAAAFFGAGQVNWRFAIALTGIVAAIYGVVYYFNVQDTPPGKVYERPQSSAGMEVTTQKDFWFLLLSNIPLVGVLGLIAWRLNQVKFLNVTQLYVTWFLLLCLYAFQAYNCWKANKGLMTGKKRYASEDRYQFGQVANLEIAYLACFGSELAVVSMLPTFFQRGFGLTEALAAGVAGTYAFMNLAARPGGGLISDKIGSRKWTLAATLAGMGVGYLVFSSLGGNVPLFGVVIMTMIASFFVMAAEGATFAIVPLIKRRVTGQVAGNVGAYGNVGAVIFLTVYSFLPQDAAGDRIFFQMLGIVGLISASLCAFLLKEPEGSHEGEEVGITSSKTPVFSHEREQN is encoded by the coding sequence ATGTCCGGATTATGGTCATTTAGCGGACGATACCGCATTTTACACCTGACCTGGTTTGCTTTCTTTTTAACCTTTGTCGTTTGGTTCAACTTCGCCCCTTTTGCCACAGCGGTGAAAGCAGATTTAGGTTTAAATGAAGCCCAACTCAGAACTCTTGCCATCTGTAACGTTGCGCTCACCGTCCCGGCTCGGATTATTGTCGGCATGATTTTGGATCGCTTTGGTCCTCGCATCACCTATTCATGCCTTTTGATTTATGCGGCGATTCCTTGTCTGCTGTTTGCCTTTGCACAGAATTTTTCCCAATTAGTTTTAAGCCGCTTAGCGCTGAGCATCGTCGGGTGTGGATTTGTTATTGGCATTCGGATGGTGGCGGAATGGTTTCCTCCGAAAGAAATTGGTTTAGCAGAAGGTATTTATGGCGGGTGGGGCAACTTTGGCTCAGCGGGTGCAGCGTTTACCCTCCCGACAATTGCCACAGCCGCTGCCTTTTTCGGGGCAGGTCAAGTTAACTGGCGGTTTGCGATCGCGCTCACCGGAATTGTTGCCGCTATCTACGGGGTCGTTTATTACTTCAACGTCCAAGATACCCCTCCTGGCAAGGTTTACGAGCGTCCCCAAAGCAGTGCCGGAATGGAAGTGACGACCCAGAAAGACTTCTGGTTTCTGCTGCTATCAAACATTCCCTTAGTCGGCGTTTTGGGTCTAATTGCTTGGCGCTTAAATCAAGTCAAATTCCTTAATGTCACTCAATTGTACGTAACCTGGTTTCTGCTGCTGTGTTTGTATGCATTCCAAGCTTATAACTGTTGGAAAGCAAATAAAGGCTTGATGACTGGTAAAAAGCGATACGCCTCAGAAGATCGCTATCAATTTGGTCAAGTTGCCAATTTAGAAATCGCTTATCTTGCCTGTTTTGGCTCAGAGCTAGCCGTTGTTTCCATGCTTCCAACATTTTTTCAAAGAGGCTTTGGATTGACAGAGGCGCTAGCCGCAGGAGTTGCCGGAACTTATGCCTTTATGAACTTAGCGGCTCGTCCCGGAGGCGGCTTAATTTCTGACAAGATTGGCAGCCGGAAATGGACGCTGGCGGCAACACTTGCTGGTATGGGAGTCGGCTATCTCGTGTTTAGCTCTCTGGGTGGAAATGTCCCCCTGTTTGGGGTAGTGATTATGACTATGATTGCTTCCTTCTTTGTCATGGCAGCAGAAGGTGCGACCTTTGCCATCGTTCCCCTGATTAAGCGGCGCGTAACGGGTCAGGTTGCTGGGAACGTGGGTGCTTATGGCAACGTAGGAGCGGTCATTTTCCTCACCGTCTATAGCTTTTTACCTCAGGATGCTGCGGGCGATCGCATCTTTTTCCAGATGCTGGGAATTGTTGGTTTAATTTCAGCTAGTCTTTGTGCCTTTCTTCTCAAAGAACCGGAAGGCTCTCATGAAGGTGAAGAAGTCGGAATAACATCATCAAAAACTCCCGTTTTCTCGCACGAACGCGAACAAAATTAA
- a CDS encoding peptidoglycan-binding protein: MPFTASVISCQEWGARPPKKWSDETTPKYVVIHHTDTPNPPSHISKGTVDGAKRFAKSVQNTHMDVFGWWDSGHNFLNTTDGVLLEGRNGTLAKIKRGLCIRSSHAGSALGNESPGIENEGRFMTHQMGEKQWNSLVDLCVSICSSCKISPDNIKGHRDFSATACPGDWLYAQLPRLRQAVRQKLSTIGVPTDDGSLRVGSQGEKVKQLQQLLKDKGFNPGPIDGSFGTGTEAAVIAFQKSQGLKADGIAGTTTWNALTNPTQVPPINLVNMCKYYQGLPHQDDAMEWLQTQIPKATLDEFGKRWRKTT, from the coding sequence ATGCCTTTCACCGCTAGCGTTATTTCATGCCAGGAGTGGGGTGCTAGACCCCCTAAAAAGTGGTCAGATGAAACCACGCCCAAATATGTCGTCATTCACCACACCGATACGCCCAATCCCCCCAGCCATATCTCGAAAGGAACTGTGGATGGAGCGAAAAGATTTGCCAAAAGTGTCCAGAATACCCACATGGATGTTTTCGGCTGGTGGGATTCTGGTCACAATTTTTTGAATACAACGGACGGCGTTCTCCTAGAAGGAAGAAATGGCACATTAGCAAAAATTAAACGAGGTTTGTGTATTCGCTCGTCTCATGCTGGCAGTGCTTTAGGGAATGAATCGCCAGGAATTGAGAATGAAGGCAGATTCATGACCCATCAGATGGGTGAAAAACAATGGAATAGTTTAGTCGATTTATGCGTTTCGATTTGCAGCTCTTGCAAGATTTCTCCTGACAATATCAAAGGGCATCGAGACTTTTCTGCCACTGCTTGTCCTGGTGATTGGCTATACGCTCAACTACCGCGTTTGCGTCAAGCCGTTCGTCAAAAGTTGAGTACAATCGGTGTGCCGACAGATGATGGTTCCTTAAGAGTTGGGTCGCAAGGAGAAAAAGTCAAACAATTGCAGCAGTTGTTGAAAGACAAAGGCTTTAACCCTGGCCCCATTGATGGCAGTTTTGGTACGGGCACAGAAGCGGCTGTGATTGCTTTTCAGAAATCCCAAGGGTTAAAGGCGGACGGAATTGCGGGAACAACGACTTGGAATGCGCTGACTAACCCCACACAAGTGCCTCCAATAAATCTGGTAAATATGTGCAAATACTACCAAGGGTTGCCTCATCAAGATGATGCGATGGAGTGGCTTCAGACGCAGATTCCGAAAGCAACCTTAGATGAGTTTGGGAAAAGATGGCGTAAGACAACCTAA
- a CDS encoding nitrate reductase associated protein: protein MKSDKSTDNFFQFEADFVESLRCIPMQVRMKLDTCGVKLKLPHWHQFSQAERQTLVEMPCTTTDEAQAYRQFLHQLVVEHTGVPPSELPIEPHPDWIDATKVPANIQEKAAEFGAILTPQQWAALTPAQRFALIKLSRPSHENQNFLPALQEFNLI, encoded by the coding sequence ATGAAGTCTGACAAATCTACAGATAATTTCTTTCAATTTGAAGCCGATTTTGTAGAGTCCTTGCGTTGCATTCCGATGCAGGTGCGGATGAAATTAGACACTTGCGGCGTCAAACTAAAATTGCCTCACTGGCACCAATTTAGCCAAGCAGAACGGCAGACTCTGGTAGAGATGCCCTGTACCACAACAGATGAAGCCCAAGCCTACCGGCAATTCCTGCACCAATTAGTTGTAGAACACACAGGCGTCCCTCCCAGTGAGCTGCCGATAGAACCTCACCCAGACTGGATAGATGCCACAAAAGTACCCGCGAATATTCAGGAAAAGGCAGCAGAATTTGGCGCAATCCTGACACCCCAACAATGGGCAGCACTCACTCCCGCCCAGCGCTTTGCCCTCATCAAACTCAGCCGCCCCAGTCACGAAAACCAGAACTTTTTACCCGCACTCCAAGAATTTAACTTAATCTGA
- a CDS encoding TIGR02588 family protein: MSQTNQDSNSSQQQRPPRSLAEWVSFAIATCIVALLVGLVLYDWATQKNQPPILSVNAKEGEMRQSQAQFYIPFEVTNIGGETAESVQIIAELRVNGEVEETGEQQIDFLSGGEKEEGAFIFSRNPRDGELVVRVSSYKLP; the protein is encoded by the coding sequence ATGAGCCAAACAAATCAAGATAGCAATTCATCCCAACAGCAACGACCGCCGCGATCGCTTGCGGAATGGGTTTCTTTTGCGATCGCTACGTGCATTGTGGCGCTACTGGTGGGATTGGTGCTGTATGACTGGGCAACCCAGAAAAATCAACCCCCGATTCTATCAGTCAACGCTAAAGAAGGAGAGATGCGTCAAAGCCAAGCGCAATTCTACATCCCTTTTGAAGTAACTAATATCGGTGGAGAAACTGCTGAATCAGTCCAGATTATTGCCGAGTTGCGCGTTAATGGGGAAGTTGAGGAAACTGGCGAACAACAAATTGACTTTCTCTCTGGTGGCGAAAAGGAGGAAGGCGCATTTATCTTTAGCCGCAATCCCCGCGATGGCGAGTTAGTCGTGCGAGTCTCTAGCTACAAGTTACCTTAA
- a CDS encoding serpin family protein has translation MVNNKLVAANTQFAFKLFRQLTKQEPDKNIFVSPASIAIALSMTYNGSVGQTQAGMAIALGLQEMSLPQVNEANSQLRQALENLDNEVELAIANSLWAQQDIQFNQDFLQRIQEFYDAKVTNLDFSNSDALTTINNWVNENTHGKIKTILSQLSPLAILILINAIYFKGIWTSPFDKEDTHDRVFTQLDGTQKQHPMMSQYETYRYYQGDNFQAVSLPYGTGRVSMYIFLPDAGSSLEAFHKNLNVVNWDRWMKQFHQMKGRVVLPRFQMEYKVDLKEALIALGMEAAFMGGFQQMCAGNLAISKVIHKTFLEVNEEGSEAAAATVVELVRSFSSEPTFTIIVDRPFFCCIRDNQTGSILFMGSIMELSPTSN, from the coding sequence ATGGTTAATAACAAACTTGTCGCAGCGAATACTCAATTTGCCTTTAAACTATTTAGGCAACTTACAAAACAGGAGCCTGACAAAAACATTTTTGTTTCTCCAGCAAGCATAGCGATCGCTCTCTCGATGACCTACAACGGAAGTGTGGGACAGACGCAAGCGGGAATGGCGATCGCGTTGGGATTGCAAGAAATGAGCTTGCCACAAGTCAACGAAGCTAACTCACAGTTGAGACAAGCTCTGGAAAATCTGGATAACGAGGTGGAGTTAGCGATCGCTAACTCGCTTTGGGCGCAGCAAGATATTCAGTTTAATCAGGATTTTTTACAGCGAATCCAGGAATTTTACGATGCAAAAGTAACCAACCTGGACTTTAGCAACTCCGATGCTTTGACAACCATTAACAACTGGGTGAATGAAAATACCCACGGCAAAATTAAGACAATTCTCAGCCAGCTCAGCCCCCTGGCAATTCTAATCCTAATTAACGCTATCTATTTTAAAGGTATTTGGACTAGTCCTTTCGACAAAGAAGATACGCACGATCGAGTTTTTACCCAACTCGATGGAACGCAGAAACAGCACCCGATGATGTCTCAGTACGAAACATACCGCTATTATCAGGGTGATAACTTTCAAGCGGTTAGTTTACCCTACGGTACTGGACGGGTGAGTATGTACATCTTCCTCCCAGATGCAGGCTCCAGCCTGGAAGCATTCCACAAAAACCTGAATGTTGTGAACTGGGATAGATGGATGAAGCAGTTCCACCAGATGAAAGGAAGAGTCGTTCTACCCCGCTTTCAGATGGAGTATAAAGTGGATCTTAAAGAGGCTCTCATCGCTTTGGGTATGGAAGCTGCTTTTATGGGAGGTTTCCAGCAGATGTGCGCTGGCAACCTAGCCATTTCCAAAGTCATCCATAAAACCTTTCTCGAAGTTAACGAAGAGGGAAGCGAAGCCGCCGCCGCCACAGTTGTGGAGCTAGTAAGAAGCTTTTCCAGTGAACCTACCTTTACAATAATTGTTGATCGCCCCTTCTTCTGTTGCATTCGAGATAATCAAACTGGCTCCATACTATTTATGGGTTCGATTATGGAGCTATCTCCAACATCTAATTAA
- a CDS encoding nitrate reductase, whose protein sequence is MSDSTKTLCPYCGVGCGLEVSPPAAANRETNRDSQGNPIWKVRGDRSHPSSQGMVCVKGATVTESIDQNRLLYPMMRDSLDEPFRRASWEEALDAIVSRMGSILNSTGPDALCLYGSGQFLTEDYYLAQKLFKGILGTNNFDTNSRLCMSSATAAYFYSLGSDGPPCCYEDLELTDCAFIIGSNTAECHPIIFNRLRKHHKQNHHVKMIVVDPRRTTTAEAADLHLAIRPGTDIDLLNGIAHLLLRWGKMNVDFIEDCTAGFSTYAEVIQHYPPEVVAERCGISVDDLITVAKMWADSKRVLSMWTMGLNQSSEGTAKVSSLINLHLITGQIGKPGSGPFSLTGQPNAMGGREVGGLAHLLPGYRLVKNDQQRTEVEQFWKLPAGKISSVPGRSAWEIITGLETGEVEFLWIAATNPAVSMPDLERTKAALKRSPFTVYQDAYYPTETAAFAHVLLPAAQWGEKTGTMTNSERVVTLCPAFRKPLGEARADWEIFAEVGRRLGYPEQFAYTHSSEIYDEFVQLTSDRLCDQTGICHERLKKEGPIQWPEPIKNAKLNTKKERGSSLSTSKRLYTDLRFSTPDGRARFVAKHSRGLAEPPDPNFPFVLTTGRLYGHWHTQTRTGRIAKISQMHPQPFIEIHPRDAAKLAIQENDWVEVRSRRGTSRFPAKVTQTISPGTVFVPIHWGDLWADDAEANSVTQSASCPDSLQPELKACAVQLVPINAHLISEEYVLPETPETETQPKALSSPLRV, encoded by the coding sequence ATGAGTGACTCAACAAAAACACTGTGCCCCTACTGTGGCGTTGGCTGTGGCTTAGAAGTTTCGCCGCCTGCGGCTGCAAATCGGGAGACCAATCGAGATAGTCAAGGAAATCCGATCTGGAAAGTGCGGGGCGATCGCTCTCATCCCTCCAGTCAAGGTATGGTATGTGTCAAAGGAGCGACGGTTACAGAATCGATCGATCAAAACCGTCTCCTCTACCCGATGATGCGCGACTCTCTGGATGAACCCTTCCGTCGCGCTTCCTGGGAAGAAGCCTTAGATGCAATTGTCAGTCGCATGGGTTCCATCCTGAACTCCACTGGCCCAGATGCCCTATGTCTCTATGGTTCGGGTCAGTTCCTCACGGAAGACTACTACCTTGCCCAAAAGCTTTTTAAAGGAATCTTAGGCACGAATAACTTTGATACTAACTCGCGCCTGTGTATGTCTTCCGCCACGGCGGCGTATTTTTACAGCCTGGGTTCGGATGGTCCGCCTTGTTGCTACGAAGATTTAGAACTCACCGACTGTGCGTTTATCATCGGTAGCAACACCGCAGAGTGTCACCCAATTATCTTCAATCGGCTGCGGAAACACCATAAACAGAACCATCACGTCAAAATGATTGTGGTCGATCCGCGTCGCACCACCACCGCCGAAGCCGCCGATTTGCATCTAGCCATTCGACCCGGTACGGATATCGATTTACTCAATGGCATCGCTCATTTGCTTCTACGATGGGGCAAGATGAATGTGGATTTCATTGAGGATTGCACCGCAGGCTTTTCTACCTACGCTGAGGTGATTCAACACTATCCACCGGAAGTGGTCGCCGAACGCTGCGGCATTTCTGTGGATGACTTGATAACTGTGGCCAAAATGTGGGCTGATTCTAAGCGAGTCCTCTCCATGTGGACGATGGGTTTGAACCAATCTTCCGAAGGGACTGCCAAAGTCTCCAGCTTGATCAACTTGCACCTGATCACGGGTCAAATTGGCAAACCCGGAAGCGGCCCTTTTTCCCTGACAGGTCAACCAAACGCGATGGGGGGGCGGGAAGTCGGGGGTTTGGCTCATTTGTTGCCCGGATATCGTTTGGTGAAGAATGACCAGCAGCGAACTGAAGTCGAGCAGTTTTGGAAGCTTCCCGCCGGAAAGATTTCGTCGGTTCCCGGTCGCAGCGCTTGGGAAATTATCACCGGACTAGAGACGGGAGAGGTAGAGTTTCTTTGGATTGCGGCGACGAACCCGGCGGTAAGTATGCCGGATCTGGAACGAACGAAAGCGGCGCTAAAGCGATCGCCTTTTACGGTCTATCAAGACGCCTACTATCCCACGGAAACTGCTGCCTTTGCTCACGTTCTACTCCCGGCGGCGCAGTGGGGGGAAAAAACTGGGACGATGACTAATTCGGAAAGAGTCGTCACCTTGTGTCCAGCTTTCCGCAAACCCCTAGGGGAGGCAAGGGCAGATTGGGAAATCTTTGCAGAAGTGGGTCGTCGCTTGGGATATCCCGAACAGTTTGCTTATACTCACTCATCAGAAATTTATGATGAATTTGTGCAGCTAACAAGCGATCGCCTCTGCGACCAAACCGGCATCTGTCACGAACGTCTGAAGAAAGAAGGCCCGATTCAATGGCCCGAACCGATTAAAAATGCAAAATTAAATACTAAAAAGGAACGGGGATCTTCCCTTAGCACCTCTAAAAGGCTTTACACCGACTTGCGCTTCTCGACACCGGATGGACGGGCGCGTTTTGTTGCCAAGCATTCGCGGGGACTCGCAGAACCCCCCGATCCAAACTTCCCCTTTGTGCTGACGACGGGCAGACTTTACGGGCACTGGCACACGCAAACTCGTACCGGACGGATTGCAAAAATCTCCCAAATGCATCCGCAACCGTTCATTGAGATTCATCCCCGCGATGCTGCGAAGTTGGCGATTCAGGAGAATGACTGGGTGGAAGTGCGAAGTCGTCGCGGAACTTCTCGATTCCCAGCCAAAGTCACTCAGACCATTTCTCCCGGTACGGTTTTTGTCCCCATTCACTGGGGCGATCTTTGGGCGGATGATGCTGAAGCGAATAGCGTGACACAATCCGCATCCTGTCCCGACTCTCTGCAACCCGAACTGAAAGCTTGCGCCGTGCAACTGGTGCCGATTAATGCCCATCTAATCTCTGAGGAGTATGTGCTTCCAGAGACTCCCGAAACGGAGACTCAACCGAAAGCTTTGTCCTCACCGCTGCGTGTTTGA